A single Paenibacillus sp. FSL R5-0517 DNA region contains:
- a CDS encoding molybdopterin cofactor-binding domain-containing protein translates to MLLNRKQSGKRWHLRPDGAPKVTGQLQYLTDMTLPDMIHGRVLRSEYPYARILSIDTSEAEALEGVYAVLTSKDVPGLNRFGIATPDQPVFCEDIVRYVGDAIAAVAADSPERAALALDAIRVEYEELTPLNSTDAALAPGAPELHEHGPGNVLHRTEIKRGDAKQAFATCDHIVTETYYTPRQMHAYMETEGGLFVPDEEGRLNVYAATQHGYKDRMQLARIIGCPEEDIRVVSSPIGGSFGGKDELNVQPYGALLALRCGCPVKMHNSRKESVRAGLKRHPMKIEMQTGMSREGIIQAHRVRITADTGAYATLGAPVLNFCTEHCLGPYAIPNVDVEGVSVYTNNGLSGEFRGFGGNQAIFAMEGQMDRLAEIMNMDPWEFRRRNMREKNDPGPLNQRILVTDGLSQVWEALDRSELWQKHQHPPTDPTLPPWIKRGVGAAIAMHGAGLGYGIPDPAGGRLSLNNEGKIEVAFSYEEFGQGLVATLEIMLCDLFQCNTSDLSIIIGDTDRVPHSGSSTASRSTTMAWMALQRLQSPFRSHVLAVASEASGIPADELVTGPGGIWRKGQLPAESSEVETDVQGTGKSEKKVALALEGIIQTSEEAEKLEKAERIEAKAKEGERSDFVISYAELATQGEADEWIFDTKFDYPTTPDNVVGGHYLYTYAAVAAEVEVNTLTGETKLLDTRHVVAAGPVINPMGYIGQIEGGSVMALGFTLTEDAVMQDSRYVTTNLDTYMIPTIQDIHTQLEVEAIEDLPEGDAFGPRGIGEIGSVALAPAITAAIHQATGVWVNRLPVPREQLVRPLNVPLQEGVSPS, encoded by the coding sequence ATGCTGCTGAATCGGAAACAGAGCGGGAAACGCTGGCACCTGCGGCCAGATGGGGCACCCAAAGTAACAGGTCAGCTTCAATATCTGACGGATATGACGCTGCCTGACATGATTCATGGCAGAGTATTGCGAAGCGAATATCCTTATGCTCGCATATTGTCTATAGATACTTCGGAAGCTGAGGCGTTGGAAGGTGTCTATGCGGTTCTGACCTCCAAAGATGTACCTGGTCTGAATCGTTTTGGCATTGCGACCCCGGATCAGCCTGTGTTCTGCGAGGATATCGTTCGTTATGTTGGGGATGCCATTGCAGCGGTTGCTGCGGATTCCCCGGAACGTGCGGCACTTGCGCTGGATGCGATTCGTGTAGAGTATGAGGAACTCACACCGTTGAATAGTACAGATGCTGCATTGGCTCCCGGCGCACCAGAGTTGCATGAGCATGGTCCAGGTAATGTGCTGCATCGGACGGAGATCAAACGTGGAGACGCCAAGCAAGCCTTTGCCACATGTGATCATATCGTGACAGAGACCTATTATACGCCTCGCCAGATGCATGCGTACATGGAGACAGAAGGTGGCTTGTTTGTCCCGGATGAAGAGGGAAGGCTGAATGTATACGCGGCAACGCAACATGGCTATAAAGACCGGATGCAGCTTGCACGCATTATTGGCTGTCCTGAAGAAGATATTCGCGTGGTGTCTTCACCGATTGGTGGTTCATTTGGCGGAAAAGATGAACTCAACGTACAGCCTTATGGTGCACTGCTGGCCTTGAGATGCGGATGTCCTGTGAAAATGCATAATTCACGTAAAGAATCCGTGCGTGCAGGGCTAAAACGGCACCCCATGAAGATTGAAATGCAGACCGGTATGAGTCGAGAAGGTATCATACAAGCGCATCGTGTCCGTATTACAGCAGATACGGGAGCGTATGCCACACTGGGTGCACCCGTGCTGAACTTCTGTACCGAACATTGCCTTGGACCATACGCCATTCCGAATGTGGATGTGGAAGGTGTGTCTGTGTATACGAATAATGGATTGTCGGGTGAGTTTCGCGGATTTGGCGGGAACCAGGCGATTTTTGCCATGGAAGGCCAGATGGATCGGCTTGCAGAAATCATGAACATGGACCCTTGGGAGTTCCGCAGACGCAATATGAGGGAAAAGAATGATCCCGGACCGCTGAATCAACGCATTTTGGTCACGGATGGACTGTCCCAAGTATGGGAGGCACTGGATCGCTCCGAACTGTGGCAAAAACATCAGCATCCCCCGACAGATCCTACTTTGCCACCATGGATCAAGCGTGGTGTCGGAGCAGCAATTGCCATGCATGGTGCAGGGCTCGGTTATGGCATTCCAGATCCTGCGGGCGGTCGCTTGTCCCTGAATAATGAAGGCAAGATTGAGGTGGCATTCAGCTACGAGGAATTCGGTCAGGGTCTCGTTGCAACGCTGGAAATTATGTTATGTGATCTATTCCAGTGCAATACATCGGATCTCAGTATTATCATTGGAGATACGGATCGTGTGCCACACAGCGGATCAAGTACAGCTTCACGTTCAACAACGATGGCCTGGATGGCTCTTCAACGCTTGCAGTCTCCATTTCGTTCCCATGTCCTCGCTGTTGCATCTGAGGCATCGGGCATTCCGGCGGATGAACTGGTAACAGGACCTGGGGGGATATGGCGCAAAGGTCAGCTTCCTGCCGAAAGTTCAGAAGTAGAAACAGATGTGCAAGGGACAGGAAAGAGCGAGAAGAAAGTAGCATTGGCGCTGGAAGGCATAATTCAAACGTCTGAAGAAGCAGAAAAACTAGAGAAGGCTGAAAGAATTGAAGCGAAGGCGAAAGAAGGAGAGCGTTCAGACTTCGTGATCTCGTATGCTGAACTCGCGACGCAGGGCGAAGCCGATGAATGGATTTTCGATACAAAGTTCGATTACCCAACTACGCCGGACAATGTGGTAGGCGGGCATTATTTGTATACGTATGCGGCGGTTGCGGCAGAGGTGGAAGTCAATACGTTGACCGGAGAAACCAAGCTGCTCGATACACGCCATGTCGTAGCGGCAGGTCCAGTTATCAACCCTATGGGCTATATTGGACAGATTGAAGGCGGCAGTGTCATGGCGCTGGGATTCACGTTGACCGAGGATGCGGTCATGCAGGACAGCCGTTATGTAACCACGAACCTTGACACGTATATGATCCCAACCATTCAGGATATTCATACCCAACTGGAGGTTGAAGCGATTGAAGACTTACCCGAAGGTGATGCGTTTGGACCGAGGGGGATCGGTGAGATTGGTTCCGTAGCGCTTGCGCCAGCCATTACTGCCGCAATACATCAGGCGACAGGTGTATGGGTTAACCGTCTTCCTGTACCGAGGGAACAACTGGTCAGACCTTTAAATGTACCTTTGCAGGAAGGAGTGAGCCCATCATGA
- a CDS encoding FAD binding domain-containing protein, protein MVTPAYGSGALPSIWQPENLQELQTLRTRFKGICCFTAGGTLLRTQWEGGLVPAPEHMISLARIPEMSGISNREDEIVIGAMTCLKECASQALLHQLPILQEAVNGIAAPSIRNVATIGGNIVSGVGDTLTALLVYDAKLHWLTDNGIEIRSVSSWLQGGPDGSRNPGDVLISIHIPMRPSSLLDVDSGNKPAAREVSFYRKLGRRETFSASLVTVALYGEIDSDHRWTKIAIAAGGGSGMAMRLLKSEQQLLGSEASVMQAATLATAVVDEFTTYGDAFATEHYRKQTAGNLLGAGLWEALHV, encoded by the coding sequence ATGGTAACACCGGCATATGGTTCTGGAGCATTGCCCTCGATATGGCAGCCTGAGAACTTGCAAGAACTGCAAACGTTGAGAACTAGATTCAAGGGAATATGTTGTTTCACAGCAGGTGGAACATTACTGCGAACCCAGTGGGAGGGCGGCTTGGTTCCGGCACCTGAACACATGATTAGCCTGGCTCGTATTCCTGAAATGAGCGGTATATCGAATCGTGAAGATGAGATCGTCATTGGCGCAATGACCTGTTTAAAGGAATGTGCTTCACAGGCGTTGCTGCATCAACTGCCGATCCTGCAAGAAGCGGTGAATGGAATTGCTGCCCCTTCCATTCGTAATGTGGCAACCATTGGCGGGAATATTGTGTCTGGAGTCGGGGATACCCTGACTGCTTTGCTCGTATATGATGCGAAGTTGCACTGGTTAACGGACAACGGAATTGAAATTCGAAGTGTGTCTTCCTGGCTTCAGGGTGGACCGGATGGCAGCCGTAATCCAGGGGACGTATTAATCTCGATTCATATCCCGATGAGACCGTCCTCTCTGCTTGATGTGGACAGTGGGAACAAGCCTGCTGCACGAGAGGTATCCTTTTACCGCAAGCTGGGTCGACGGGAGACGTTCAGTGCATCGCTGGTGACGGTTGCGTTATACGGTGAGATTGATTCGGATCATCGCTGGACCAAGATTGCGATTGCGGCTGGTGGAGGCTCGGGCATGGCGATGCGACTTCTAAAGTCGGAACAACAGCTTCTTGGTAGCGAAGCTTCTGTCATGCAAGCAGCGACCCTCGCAACTGCTGTGGTTGACGAATTTACGACTTATGGCGATGCATTTGCAACGGAACATTATCGTAAACAGACCGCAGGCAACCTTCTTGGTGCCGGGCTATGGGAGGCACTTCACGTATAG
- a CDS encoding nucleotidyltransferase family protein, producing MRMTGIVLAAGRSSRLGRDKLSVVMPDGRSLAAWSLEAALDSDLDQVICVVKPEDSLAWLPVKWIDSATYAYHPTARLRIVACADYVCGMANSLHSGVLSAMEYQPEGILMLLGDQPLLKAQDINRVSTALATHKLSDYVAATDGEGGKPPVAFRSHMFGLLLSLHGDEGARKIMRSANYSGVHVPLSETSFWDADTEPELERILNHVYESGQAGYITGED from the coding sequence ATGCGAATGACGGGCATCGTTCTGGCAGCAGGTAGGAGTTCTCGCCTTGGTCGGGATAAACTCTCGGTTGTCATGCCAGACGGGAGGTCACTGGCTGCATGGTCACTGGAAGCTGCGCTGGATTCGGATCTGGATCAGGTGATCTGTGTGGTCAAACCGGAAGATTCATTGGCTTGGTTGCCTGTAAAATGGATTGATTCTGCCACGTATGCGTATCATCCCACAGCGCGACTTCGAATTGTAGCCTGTGCTGACTATGTTTGCGGTATGGCCAACTCTCTTCATTCTGGCGTATTGTCGGCCATGGAGTACCAACCAGAGGGCATTCTCATGTTACTGGGTGATCAGCCTTTATTAAAAGCACAGGATATTAATCGGGTGAGCACAGCACTGGCTACCCACAAGCTGAGTGACTATGTCGCAGCTACCGACGGTGAGGGAGGCAAGCCGCCCGTTGCTTTTCGCTCCCATATGTTCGGTCTTCTGTTGTCTCTGCATGGAGATGAGGGGGCACGCAAGATTATGCGCAGCGCTAACTATTCAGGAGTACATGTGCCACTGTCTGAGACTAGTTTCTGGGACGCGGATACAGAACCGGAATTGGAACGCATTTTGAATCATGTATATGAATCGGGGCAGGCAGGCTATATAACAGGAGAAGATTAA
- a CDS encoding XdhC family protein encodes MEMHDLCAIAAREMRCVLATAIKVEGHAYRKQGVSMLLTEEGQMVGSISPGCLESDLQARVSHVLDTNQMEFVEYDMRPEDDLSWGETIGCGGLVVVLLEPVCGELRSTLQKMHECLQSGAATTLIRTFHDDYTRVQYGWKRVEPTAKGHPVLRPSLVPPHDRVTNNNPASLQVDVQHSSGNIKHEHTASTQHSPDIPRLTLVPEMIPATSNGSHSSDLSGDSQHISEADIPTNDAISTNPWDLPQQLTSQYTPKPRLIIIGAGNDVIPVARLARSAGFRVVVADWRESICTLERFPGTELVLGFPCEIMPLLNVNKGDYLILMSHNFPRERELLEMLVDCEYAYLGIMGSKTRTARLLDGLLPLKNVHSPVGLSIGADGPEQIAISIAAELIACKHKVSSLSSEVGQMGSVAHANDGHRSGSR; translated from the coding sequence ATGGAAATGCATGATCTGTGTGCAATCGCAGCCCGTGAAATGCGCTGTGTGCTCGCAACAGCGATCAAGGTAGAGGGTCATGCTTACCGTAAGCAGGGAGTCTCTATGCTGTTGACCGAGGAAGGCCAAATGGTTGGCAGTATCAGTCCGGGATGCCTGGAGAGTGATCTTCAGGCCCGGGTGAGCCATGTGCTGGATACAAACCAGATGGAGTTCGTGGAGTACGACATGCGTCCCGAGGATGATCTGTCCTGGGGGGAGACCATTGGCTGCGGCGGACTCGTTGTTGTGCTGCTTGAACCTGTGTGTGGTGAACTCCGATCTACGTTGCAGAAGATGCATGAGTGTTTGCAATCCGGCGCTGCAACAACGTTAATCCGAACATTCCATGATGATTACACAAGGGTTCAATATGGCTGGAAACGAGTTGAGCCTACGGCAAAGGGGCATCCGGTCTTGCGTCCTTCGCTCGTCCCTCCTCATGATCGCGTGACGAACAATAATCCAGCTTCATTGCAGGTTGATGTACAACACAGTAGTGGGAATATCAAGCATGAACATACGGCATCAACACAACATTCTCCCGATATACCTCGCCTTACGCTTGTGCCTGAAATGATACCTGCTACGTCAAACGGATCTCACTCTTCCGATCTATCTGGTGATTCACAACATATCTCTGAGGCTGATATACCGACTAACGATGCGATCTCAACGAATCCCTGGGATCTCCCGCAGCAACTGACTTCGCAGTACACACCCAAACCTCGCCTGATTATCATCGGAGCCGGAAATGATGTTATTCCTGTTGCCAGACTCGCCCGGTCCGCAGGATTCCGTGTAGTTGTAGCCGATTGGCGAGAGTCCATATGCACCTTGGAACGGTTCCCTGGAACAGAACTCGTATTGGGTTTCCCATGTGAGATCATGCCTCTGTTAAACGTAAACAAAGGGGATTATTTGATTTTGATGAGTCACAATTTCCCCCGCGAACGTGAACTGTTGGAGATGTTAGTGGACTGTGAGTATGCGTATCTTGGGATCATGGGTTCCAAAACACGAACAGCCCGTCTGCTGGATGGTTTACTACCATTGAAAAATGTGCATTCTCCCGTTGGTTTGAGCATCGGAGCAGACGGTCCTGAACAGATCGCCATCAGCATTGCAGCGGAATTGATCGCATGTAAACATAAGGTTTCTTCCTTGAGTTCCGAGGTAGGACAGATGGGAAGCGTTGCACATGCGAATGACGGGCATCGTTCTGGCAGCAGGTAG
- a CDS encoding 5'-deoxyadenosine deaminase, whose amino-acid sequence MGTILLKGAQLVTMNAEEEVFIGDLLIEDNKIKEIETHIDVQADQVIDARGKVLLPGFIQTHIHLCQTLFRGRADDLELMDWLRQRIWPLEAAHDEESVYYSAMLGLGELISSGTTTILDMETVHHTDSAFQAMAQSGIRVISGKVMMDHGDEVPEPLRENTATSLQQSVDLLEKWNGFGGGRIQYAFCPRFVVSCTEELLIEVRDLSNKYHVKVHTHASENRGEIELVEHERGMRNIVYLDHIGLATPRLVLAHCVWLSEEEKEIIRKRGVKVTHCPGSNMKLSSGVADIPDLLNRQIAVGIGADGAACNNNLDMFQEMRLTALMQKIPHGPTVMDARTVLRMATMGGAEVLGLSKEIGSLEMGKKADMLLLDLDDFHTYPSYETDVYSRVVYSATRSCVDTVIIDGSIVLKNRKIQTIDRGIVLRESDKSIARLMKRI is encoded by the coding sequence ATGGGAACGATCCTGCTGAAAGGCGCACAGCTTGTGACGATGAATGCAGAGGAAGAAGTGTTCATTGGAGATCTGTTGATCGAGGATAACAAAATCAAGGAGATTGAAACGCACATCGATGTTCAGGCTGATCAGGTCATTGATGCGCGTGGCAAAGTGCTGTTGCCAGGCTTTATCCAAACGCATATTCATCTGTGTCAGACCTTATTCCGTGGACGTGCGGACGATCTGGAACTGATGGATTGGCTCCGTCAACGGATCTGGCCGCTGGAAGCAGCGCATGATGAGGAGTCCGTATATTATTCAGCAATGCTCGGACTTGGCGAATTGATCTCCAGCGGAACCACGACCATTCTGGATATGGAGACGGTACATCACACAGACTCGGCGTTTCAGGCGATGGCACAGAGCGGCATCCGGGTCATCTCCGGCAAGGTGATGATGGATCATGGAGACGAGGTTCCGGAACCTTTGCGTGAGAATACAGCAACTTCGCTGCAACAGAGTGTGGATCTGCTGGAGAAATGGAACGGATTTGGCGGAGGTCGCATTCAATATGCGTTCTGTCCACGCTTTGTTGTATCGTGTACCGAAGAGTTGCTGATAGAGGTCCGCGACCTGTCCAATAAATATCATGTCAAAGTCCACACCCATGCCTCCGAGAATCGCGGAGAGATTGAACTGGTAGAGCATGAACGTGGAATGCGTAACATCGTATACCTCGATCATATTGGTCTGGCTACCCCAAGATTGGTGCTGGCCCACTGTGTATGGTTGAGTGAGGAGGAGAAAGAGATCATCCGCAAGCGCGGAGTCAAAGTCACTCACTGCCCTGGATCGAATATGAAGCTTTCCTCCGGAGTAGCGGATATTCCGGATCTGCTGAATCGTCAGATCGCGGTTGGGATCGGAGCCGATGGTGCCGCATGCAACAACAATCTGGATATGTTTCAGGAGATGCGCCTCACAGCGCTGATGCAGAAGATTCCTCATGGCCCTACAGTGATGGATGCCCGGACTGTATTGCGCATGGCTACCATGGGTGGTGCAGAGGTGCTCGGCTTGTCGAAGGAAATCGGCAGTCTCGAAATGGGCAAAAAGGCAGATATGCTGCTGCTGGATCTGGATGATTTCCACACGTACCCTTCCTATGAGACGGATGTCTATTCACGCGTGGTCTATTCCGCAACACGCAGTTGTGTGGACACCGTAATTATCGATGGCAGCATTGTACTCAAGAATCGCAAGATTCAGACAATTGATCGTGGCATTGTACTGCGTGAGTCGGATAAAAGCATTGCGAGATTGATGAAGCGTATCTGA
- the ggt gene encoding gamma-glutamyltransferase, with amino-acid sequence MLNQMPISREVMVTTPHYLASAVGSSILQQGGNAYDAAVAVSAALGVVYPHMTGLGGDAFFLIHDGASGEITAYNGSGRSAAGIHADTFKAMGMNAIPQRGVLSAITVPGMVDAWWEVWSRYGKLTWGQLLEPAAQYAEKGCPVSRNLRLWMERDEDFIMGHTPLRAVFAPRGTLLQEGELLIQPELAASIRLIQTEGRDAFYTGELADRLTSAIREDGGMLAPADFAGHQGEWVKPVSTGYRGYEVHQMPPNSQGFSMLMMLNMLEHIDLSSVARTSPEFYHLMAEVVKKAFRDRDQYLTDPDFRDIPLEHLLSKDYGDQLWNEIQSAPPVAQPFLSKTIGQDTAYAAVVDSEGNAVSFIQSLYFDFGAAYVPGDTGVIMQNRGSFFSLDPRDANVLEPNKRSFHTLMPGLVTRDGKPYMLVGTQGGEGQPQTQLSVLTGVLDYGLNIQEAISLPRWVYGRTWGEEGDTMRVENRYHDDVCATLAQWGHNVEARAPWDGIMGQSQGIVIREDGMISGAADPRGDGIAIGW; translated from the coding sequence ATGTTAAACCAGATGCCAATCTCCAGAGAAGTCATGGTTACCACTCCTCATTATCTGGCGAGTGCAGTGGGAAGCTCCATCCTCCAGCAGGGCGGGAATGCTTATGATGCTGCTGTTGCGGTCAGTGCAGCACTGGGCGTGGTATATCCGCATATGACCGGACTTGGCGGAGATGCCTTCTTCCTGATTCATGATGGAGCCAGCGGTGAGATTACCGCCTATAACGGAAGTGGCCGCTCAGCCGCAGGCATTCATGCGGATACGTTCAAAGCGATGGGTATGAATGCCATTCCTCAGCGCGGTGTACTTAGTGCTATCACGGTTCCGGGAATGGTCGATGCGTGGTGGGAAGTTTGGTCCCGGTACGGAAAGTTAACCTGGGGGCAACTGCTTGAACCTGCTGCGCAGTATGCGGAAAAAGGATGTCCTGTATCCCGGAATCTCCGCCTGTGGATGGAAAGGGATGAAGATTTCATTATGGGGCATACACCGCTGCGAGCGGTATTTGCCCCTAGGGGTACACTTTTGCAGGAAGGTGAGCTGCTGATCCAGCCTGAACTTGCTGCCTCGATTCGTCTGATTCAGACGGAAGGGCGAGATGCTTTTTATACAGGAGAACTCGCGGATCGTCTGACTTCGGCTATTCGTGAGGATGGGGGCATGCTTGCACCAGCGGACTTTGCGGGTCATCAGGGAGAATGGGTGAAGCCCGTCAGTACGGGGTATCGTGGGTATGAGGTTCATCAGATGCCGCCCAATTCGCAGGGTTTCTCCATGCTAATGATGTTAAATATGCTCGAGCATATTGATCTGTCCTCGGTTGCACGTACCTCACCGGAATTCTATCATCTGATGGCGGAAGTGGTAAAAAAGGCGTTTCGTGATCGTGACCAATATCTGACGGACCCGGATTTCAGGGACATTCCGCTGGAACATCTGTTATCCAAGGATTACGGAGACCAATTGTGGAATGAGATTCAGTCTGCTCCACCTGTGGCACAGCCGTTTTTGTCCAAAACAATAGGTCAGGACACGGCGTATGCAGCAGTTGTTGATAGCGAAGGTAATGCCGTTTCCTTCATTCAAAGCCTGTATTTTGACTTTGGTGCAGCCTATGTCCCAGGGGATACGGGGGTTATCATGCAGAACCGGGGGTCGTTTTTCTCCTTGGACCCGAGGGATGCTAACGTTCTGGAACCCAACAAACGCTCATTCCACACGCTCATGCCGGGCCTTGTTACACGAGATGGCAAACCCTATATGCTAGTGGGTACACAGGGGGGAGAAGGCCAGCCGCAGACCCAATTATCGGTGCTTACCGGCGTGCTTGATTACGGGCTGAACATTCAGGAAGCAATCAGCTTGCCGCGTTGGGTGTACGGACGTACCTGGGGCGAAGAGGGCGATACGATGCGTGTGGAGAACCGATATCATGATGACGTATGTGCAACCCTCGCCCAGTGGGGACATAACGTTGAAGCCAGAGCACCGTGGGACGGTATTATGGGACAGTCGCAAGGCATTGTCATTCGTGAGGACGGCATGATCAGCGGCGCGGCAGACCCCAGAGGTGATGGTATAGCTATTGGATGGTAA
- a CDS encoding alanine--glyoxylate aminotransferase family protein: MSSYKELSPSLRTIMTPGPVEVDPRVLRALSFPILGQFDPEFTSLMNETMAMLRELYMTDNEWCYPIDGTSRSGIEAVLVSLIQPGDKVLVPIYGRFGHLLVEISERCGAEVVFFETEWGTVFDPEEVIKAIHAHKPSLVAMVHGETSTGQMQPLADIGKACRDLDILLVVDAVATIGGTPVETDAWYLDAVMGGTQKCLSVPSGMAPLTYNSRVEQKLMSRKTVERGLRDATSARAEGRTIASNYFDLSQLQDYWSSARLNHHTEATSMLYGLHEGLRILLQEGLEARFQRHLMNERALVAGIQGMGLQLYGDMSSKLPVVTCITIPEGIDGESVRSMLLNDFSIEIASSFGPLKGQIWRIGTMGFSCQRKNVLHVLGALEAVLLRHRHVLPAGEAVQAALDVYAGKEGALC; encoded by the coding sequence ATGTCCAGCTATAAAGAGTTATCTCCGTCCTTGCGGACCATTATGACCCCGGGACCGGTTGAAGTTGATCCACGTGTTCTCAGAGCATTATCCTTCCCGATCCTGGGGCAGTTTGACCCCGAGTTCACATCCTTGATGAACGAGACGATGGCGATGCTGCGTGAGTTATATATGACAGATAACGAGTGGTGTTATCCGATCGATGGCACATCCCGTTCAGGCATTGAAGCGGTGTTGGTCAGTCTGATCCAGCCTGGTGACAAAGTTCTGGTCCCGATCTATGGACGATTCGGACATCTGCTGGTTGAAATCTCGGAACGCTGTGGTGCAGAGGTCGTCTTTTTTGAAACGGAATGGGGAACGGTATTTGATCCGGAAGAGGTGATCAAGGCAATCCATGCCCATAAACCGAGTCTGGTTGCGATGGTTCATGGTGAGACTTCCACTGGCCAGATGCAGCCCCTTGCCGACATTGGCAAAGCCTGTCGCGACCTTGATATTTTACTCGTCGTCGATGCTGTAGCAACCATTGGCGGGACACCGGTAGAGACGGATGCCTGGTATCTGGATGCGGTGATGGGCGGAACGCAGAAATGCCTGTCGGTTCCTTCAGGGATGGCACCTCTCACGTACAACAGTCGTGTGGAACAGAAGCTGATGAGCCGCAAAACTGTTGAACGTGGACTCCGAGACGCAACCAGTGCGCGGGCAGAAGGCCGCACCATTGCCAGTAATTATTTTGACCTGAGCCAACTGCAGGATTACTGGAGTTCGGCCCGGCTGAATCACCATACAGAAGCCACCTCCATGCTCTACGGCCTTCACGAAGGATTACGTATTCTGCTGCAAGAAGGGTTGGAAGCCAGGTTCCAGAGACATCTGATGAATGAACGCGCGTTGGTCGCCGGAATTCAGGGAATGGGACTGCAACTGTACGGGGATATGTCCAGTAAACTTCCGGTGGTTACCTGTATTACGATCCCGGAAGGAATTGATGGTGAGTCGGTGCGCAGCATGTTGCTGAACGACTTCAGCATTGAAATTGCCAGTTCATTCGGACCGTTGAAAGGGCAAATCTGGCGGATCGGTACCATGGGATTCAGCTGCCAACGCAAAAACGTACTTCATGTGCTCGGAGCGCTGGAAGCTGTTCTATTGCGTCATCGACACGTATTACCTGCCGGTGAAGCAGTGCAGGCTGCTTTGGATGTGTATGCAGGGAAGGAGGGTGCCTTATGTTAA
- a CDS encoding M20 family metallo-hydrolase, translating into MTESGVYRSSGTNNAPLPLPNVEQVELQAMLDWLSTYGADAQGGVTRLLYDSAWCEAQGALAAKMQEKGLSPEFDQSGNLYGTLEGEGKGSATGTEELPIVTGSHIDTVVYGGKYDGAYGVVAGVLALEYLQKHFGAPKRTLQVVSLCEEEGSRFPFAYWGSRSITGTTSLQDVEHLKDQDGVTFAQAIRDAGFGPDSAYRPAAKKYGAFIELHIEQGQVLERLGHSIGVVSDIVGQKRFSITVSGEANHAGTTPMSWRKDALAGAAEMITAVRDIALQAGEPLVATVGRITADPGVGNVVAARAVFSLDIRHIRQESIDRCWQDMLQVFSKIAAEQQLGLDWEEHLSVTPIPMNAEMISDIQDTCEQEQLSYWLMPSGAGHDSQIFQPACPTAMIFVPSQDGISHNPLEYTAEADLMHGFRVLVRLLYKYGYGS; encoded by the coding sequence ATGACGGAGTCTGGAGTATACCGGTCATCTGGTACCAATAACGCACCGCTTCCTTTGCCAAATGTGGAACAGGTGGAGCTGCAAGCCATGCTTGACTGGCTGTCGACATATGGTGCGGATGCACAGGGCGGCGTCACACGACTGTTGTATGACTCGGCTTGGTGTGAAGCACAAGGTGCCCTTGCTGCCAAAATGCAGGAAAAAGGGCTGTCTCCCGAGTTCGACCAGTCCGGTAATCTGTATGGCACACTGGAGGGCGAGGGTAAGGGATCAGCGACTGGTACTGAAGAATTACCAATCGTGACCGGATCACATATCGATACCGTGGTGTATGGTGGAAAGTATGATGGTGCTTACGGTGTGGTGGCGGGTGTCCTTGCTTTGGAGTATTTGCAGAAGCATTTCGGAGCACCGAAGCGCACACTTCAAGTGGTCTCCCTATGTGAGGAAGAGGGGAGTCGATTCCCTTTTGCATATTGGGGCTCACGCAGTATAACAGGAACAACGTCTCTGCAAGATGTAGAGCATTTGAAGGATCAAGACGGCGTCACCTTTGCACAAGCGATCCGCGATGCGGGCTTTGGACCCGATAGTGCATATAGACCGGCCGCAAAAAAATATGGTGCCTTTATTGAGCTTCATATTGAGCAAGGTCAGGTTCTGGAACGTCTTGGACATTCGATTGGCGTTGTATCCGATATTGTAGGTCAGAAGCGGTTCAGTATCACCGTCAGCGGAGAAGCGAATCACGCGGGAACGACACCGATGTCCTGGCGCAAGGATGCATTAGCCGGAGCAGCTGAGATGATTACTGCAGTAAGGGATATTGCATTGCAAGCAGGAGAACCGCTGGTAGCCACGGTTGGGCGAATCACAGCCGATCCGGGTGTGGGGAATGTGGTTGCAGCACGAGCTGTGTTTTCACTGGATATCCGTCATATTCGGCAGGAAAGTATTGATCGCTGCTGGCAGGATATGCTCCAGGTTTTTAGTAAGATCGCAGCCGAGCAGCAGCTCGGACTGGACTGGGAAGAACATCTGTCGGTGACGCCCATTCCTATGAATGCAGAAATGATCTCAGACATCCAAGATACCTGTGAGCAGGAGCAGTTGTCCTATTGGCTAATGCCAAGCGGAGCGGGACATGATTCGCAGATTTTTCAGCCGGCTTGTCCGACAGCCATGATTTTTGTGCCGAGTCAGGACGGTATCAGTCATAATCCACTTGAATATACAGCTGAAGCAGACCTGATGCACGGTTTTCGGGTTCTGGTTCGGCTACTCTATAAATACGGTTACGGGAGTTGA